One Natronomonas moolapensis 8.8.11 genomic region harbors:
- a CDS encoding outer membrane protein assembly factor BamB family protein encodes MGDRQTRRRYLCALGTVGVTGLAGCGDGDGNAPNGDGSGGTDTPGVATENDQPTEEPEPTPDDPDDAAGSETDVPMLGYDPARTSAPPGATGPTEPVVERWQTELDGQLLSSPAVVDGRVYIGGSDQDVRALAANDGAEAWSFGTDGEVRSTPAVADGTVYVGSDGGNVYAIDAEDGTETWVFETNDRVRSSPAVVDGTVYVGGDDGNVYAIDATDGTDEWHFEVGLAVRSSPAVVDGTVYVGSRSRRVHALDSATGEQRWAVRVDGTVTSAPTVADGTVYVGTDSGSVTALETNEGTEVWSRSLGEDVAASPAITEGRLYACGANGRIVSLDAETGDRGWSTEIPGPITTAPAVVSATVYVGNQGSRVHALATDDGQERWTHELDGAVRSTPAVVGGSVYVGSFEGSVYALEAEAA; translated from the coding sequence GACGGGAGCGGCGGAACCGACACCCCCGGGGTCGCGACCGAGAACGATCAGCCGACCGAGGAACCGGAGCCGACGCCGGACGACCCCGACGACGCCGCCGGGTCGGAGACGGACGTGCCGATGCTGGGGTACGATCCCGCACGGACGAGCGCGCCGCCCGGGGCGACCGGGCCGACCGAACCGGTCGTCGAGCGGTGGCAGACCGAACTGGACGGGCAACTCCTCTCGTCGCCGGCGGTCGTCGACGGGAGGGTGTACATCGGCGGCTCCGACCAGGACGTCCGGGCGCTCGCCGCCAACGACGGGGCCGAAGCCTGGAGCTTCGGGACCGACGGCGAGGTTCGCTCGACGCCGGCGGTGGCCGACGGGACCGTGTACGTCGGTAGCGACGGCGGCAACGTCTACGCGATCGACGCCGAGGACGGCACCGAGACGTGGGTCTTCGAGACGAACGACCGGGTCCGGAGTTCGCCGGCGGTGGTCGACGGGACCGTCTACGTCGGCGGCGATGACGGCAACGTTTACGCGATTGACGCCACGGACGGCACCGACGAGTGGCACTTCGAAGTCGGCCTCGCCGTCCGGTCGTCGCCGGCGGTGGTCGACGGGACGGTCTACGTCGGCAGCCGGAGCCGGAGGGTCCACGCCCTCGACAGCGCCACGGGCGAACAACGGTGGGCGGTGCGGGTCGACGGGACAGTCACGTCGGCACCGACGGTCGCCGACGGAACGGTGTACGTCGGCACCGACAGCGGCTCGGTGACGGCTCTGGAGACGAACGAGGGGACCGAAGTCTGGAGCCGTTCGCTGGGCGAGGACGTCGCGGCCTCGCCGGCGATCACCGAGGGGCGACTCTACGCGTGCGGCGCGAACGGCCGGATCGTATCGCTGGACGCCGAAACCGGCGACCGGGGCTGGTCGACGGAGATCCCCGGTCCTATCACCACCGCGCCGGCTGTCGTCAGCGCGACGGTCTACGTCGGCAATCAGGGCTCTCGCGTCCACGCCCTGGCGACCGACGACGGCCAGGAACGGTGGACACACGAACTCGACGGCGCGGTGCGGTCCACCCCCGCGGTCGTCGGCGGAAGCGTCTACGTCGGCAGCTTCGAGGGATCGGTGTACGCCCTCGAAGCGGAGGCGGCGTAG
- a CDS encoding deoxyuridine 5'-triphosphate nucleotidohydrolase, whose translation MYRSGAFVAEHVDPTTDAQRQPNGVDLTVEAVFEPNEPGRIGRDGKRIGDRDALDPAADGPDAAEVAGGGDDGTAVYRLPPGGYVVRYGETVAIPEGHVGFIYPRSSLLRNACMLETAVWDAGYEGKGEGLLEVYHDVEIEAGARIAQFVLAEADHEGTYDGSYQGENV comes from the coding sequence ATGTACCGGAGTGGGGCGTTCGTCGCCGAGCACGTCGACCCGACGACCGACGCACAGCGACAGCCGAACGGCGTCGACCTGACGGTCGAGGCGGTGTTCGAGCCGAACGAACCGGGGCGGATCGGTCGCGACGGCAAGCGGATCGGCGACCGGGACGCGCTCGATCCGGCCGCCGACGGTCCGGACGCCGCCGAGGTGGCCGGCGGCGGTGACGACGGGACCGCAGTCTATCGCTTGCCACCGGGTGGCTACGTCGTCCGTTACGGCGAGACGGTCGCGATCCCCGAGGGCCACGTCGGGTTTATTTATCCGCGGTCGTCGCTGTTGCGGAACGCCTGTATGCTCGAGACCGCGGTGTGGGACGCCGGCTACGAGGGGAAAGGCGAGGGGCTCCTCGAAGTGTATCACGACGTCGAGATCGAAGCCGGCGCACGGATCGCGCAGTTCGTCCTCGCCGAGGCCGACCACGAAGGGACCTACGACGGATCGTACCAGGGCGAAAACGTCTGA
- a CDS encoding YgaP family membrane protein, which produces MKKNVGGTDRVVRLVLGSALIVAGIAGYAGLLPLAAGSLPQALTAVVVFVLGAVLLATGLIRRCPLNRLVGLDTY; this is translated from the coding sequence ATGAAGAAGAACGTCGGCGGCACGGATCGCGTTGTCCGCCTCGTGCTCGGATCCGCATTGATCGTAGCGGGAATCGCCGGCTACGCGGGGCTGCTCCCCCTAGCGGCCGGCTCGCTACCGCAAGCACTCACCGCGGTGGTCGTGTTCGTGCTCGGGGCGGTCCTGCTCGCCACCGGCCTCATCCGGAGATGTCCCCTGAACCGGCTTGTCGGGCTCGATACGTACTAG
- a CDS encoding ParA family protein, whose translation MIWSESGGVGKTTTAINLGAALGRRGEKTLLVDLDPQPASLSAHAGYPDATTADSATITDVLSGDAALNEVVIEDEPFDLVPGHESLASLESTVRAEGISTAEFLLRSALDPVAEGYDHVVVDPPATLNLLVDNALIATGNVLIPMEMTRKGQQSISGVLDTVDALESQLRRAQPEFTLDVLGVLPNKVDGSSLNREVRDALEADTDGVEVLPVTVPDYNVLERAWDAQLDVFRYAEAYGLRPYQEALLDAYRELAATVSAQGSAERRPEVTD comes from the coding sequence GTGATATGGTCCGAGAGCGGGGGCGTCGGAAAGACCACCACGGCGATCAACCTCGGTGCCGCGCTCGGGCGCCGGGGCGAGAAGACGCTCCTCGTGGACCTGGACCCACAACCGGCCAGCCTCTCGGCGCACGCGGGGTATCCGGACGCAACGACCGCCGACAGCGCGACGATCACGGACGTGCTCTCGGGCGACGCCGCGCTGAACGAGGTCGTCATCGAGGACGAGCCGTTCGATCTGGTGCCGGGGCACGAATCGCTCGCCTCCCTGGAGAGCACCGTCCGCGCCGAAGGGATCTCGACGGCCGAGTTCCTCCTCCGGTCGGCGCTCGATCCCGTCGCGGAGGGGTACGACCACGTCGTCGTCGACCCGCCAGCCACGCTCAACCTGCTGGTGGACAACGCGCTCATCGCCACCGGGAACGTGTTGATCCCGATGGAGATGACCCGAAAGGGCCAACAGTCCATCTCCGGCGTGTTGGACACCGTCGACGCGCTCGAGTCCCAGCTACGGCGAGCCCAACCCGAGTTCACGCTCGACGTGCTCGGCGTGTTGCCGAACAAGGTCGACGGATCGAGTCTGAACCGCGAGGTCCGCGACGCGCTCGAGGCGGACACCGACGGCGTCGAGGTACTCCCGGTCACGGTTCCCGATTACAACGTGCTAGAACGGGCGTGGGACGCACAACTCGACGTCTTCCGGTACGCCGAGGCGTACGGCCTGCGTCCGTACCAGGAGGCCTTGCTGGACGCCTACCGCGAGCTCGCGGCGACCGTCTCGGCGCAGGGATCGGCCGAACGACGACCGGAGGTGACCGACTGA
- a CDS encoding NCS2 family permease, which yields MGVADSLADYFDFEAHDTDFRTETLAGATTFLAMAYVIVVNPVILSEAIMTDPPAGMSQADVIQMLAVVTIIASVVGIAVMAVYAKRPFGLAPGMGLNAFFAFTVVLGLGVPWQVALAAVFVEGVLFIALTLVGARRYVIELFPEPVKFAVGAGIGIFLLFLGLQEMNVVAEYPGGTLVQLGNFLLEPTAIVAVAGLAVTLFLYARGIKGSIVLGILATSVVGWLVALFVPGQEGTFAPPNTIGVIRDVGFSTYLFDVQYNFLPLVEGFLDGLGGITEDPVVFALVVFTFFVVDFFDTAGTLIGVSGVAGFLDDSGDLPEMDKPLMADAVGTTVGAMLGTSTVTTYIESSTGIEEGGRTGFTALVVGLFFLAALAIVPLISLLPLYATYIALVVVGIIMLQGVADIEWDDPTWAIPAGLTITVMPLTTSIAEGLAAGILSYPIVKLAVGEGRQVTPGQWLLALALVVYYAVFFLADGGFVAF from the coding sequence ATGGGCGTCGCTGACTCACTCGCCGATTACTTTGATTTCGAGGCGCACGACACCGACTTCCGAACCGAGACGCTTGCCGGGGCGACGACGTTTCTCGCGATGGCGTACGTCATCGTCGTCAACCCAGTGATCCTCTCGGAGGCGATCATGACCGACCCGCCGGCGGGGATGAGCCAAGCGGACGTCATCCAGATGCTCGCGGTCGTCACGATCATCGCGTCGGTCGTCGGGATCGCCGTGATGGCCGTCTACGCGAAGCGGCCCTTCGGGCTGGCGCCGGGGATGGGGTTGAACGCCTTTTTCGCGTTCACCGTCGTGCTCGGGTTGGGCGTTCCCTGGCAGGTGGCGCTGGCCGCGGTGTTCGTCGAAGGGGTCCTGTTCATCGCGTTGACGCTCGTCGGGGCGCGGCGCTACGTCATCGAATTGTTCCCAGAGCCGGTCAAATTTGCCGTCGGGGCCGGGATCGGAATCTTCCTTCTGTTCCTCGGTCTCCAAGAAATGAACGTCGTCGCCGAGTACCCGGGCGGGACGCTCGTCCAGTTGGGGAACTTCCTCCTCGAGCCGACGGCCATCGTCGCCGTCGCCGGCCTCGCGGTGACGCTGTTTCTCTACGCGCGCGGGATCAAGGGCTCGATCGTCCTCGGTATCCTCGCCACCTCGGTCGTCGGCTGGCTGGTTGCGCTGTTCGTCCCCGGTCAGGAGGGCACCTTCGCCCCGCCGAACACGATCGGAGTCATTCGCGACGTCGGGTTCAGCACCTACCTCTTCGACGTCCAGTACAACTTCCTGCCGCTCGTCGAGGGGTTCCTCGACGGTCTCGGCGGGATCACGGAGGACCCGGTCGTCTTCGCGCTCGTCGTGTTTACCTTCTTCGTCGTCGACTTCTTCGACACCGCCGGCACGCTTATCGGCGTCTCCGGGGTCGCGGGTTTTCTCGACGATTCGGGGGACCTCCCGGAGATGGACAAGCCGCTGATGGCCGACGCGGTCGGGACGACCGTCGGCGCGATGCTCGGGACCTCGACCGTGACGACGTACATCGAGTCCTCGACGGGGATCGAGGAGGGCGGCCGGACCGGCTTTACCGCCCTCGTGGTCGGCCTCTTCTTCCTCGCGGCGCTCGCGATCGTCCCGCTCATCAGCCTGCTCCCGCTGTATGCGACCTACATCGCCTTGGTCGTCGTGGGGATCATCATGCTGCAGGGCGTCGCCGACATCGAGTGGGACGACCCCACCTGGGCGATCCCAGCCGGACTCACGATCACCGTGATGCCGCTGACGACGTCGATCGCCGAGGGGCTCGCGGCGGGCATCCTCAGCTACCCGATCGTCAAACTCGCGGTCGGCGAGGGGCGGCAGGTCACACCGGGGCAGTGGCTCCTGGCGCTCGCGCTCGTCGTATATTACGCCGTCTTTTTCCTCGCGGACGGGGGTTTCGTCGCGTTCTGA
- a CDS encoding phosphoribosyltransferase family protein, with product MNRSEKAALQLRAVDVLRTRKGTRTYEELAAETGLPAGDLNRYVNGHVLPGERRAREIVSGVGADLLAEELDARIEVDGEGYVDNSQLVFDQAFLSLVPPVAVEMLSIDPPDAVLTAATDGITLAAAMARHFGARCVYAKQSRETAVEEFIEARQRLASGIEIDYYLPANAVSAGESVLVVDDLIRSGETQELLLEIAAAADAEVAGVFALIAVGEEGIDRARAHTGAPVDALVDLEQ from the coding sequence ATGAACCGCTCGGAAAAGGCGGCCCTCCAGTTGCGCGCCGTGGACGTGTTGCGGACCCGAAAGGGGACGCGCACCTACGAGGAACTCGCCGCGGAGACGGGGCTGCCGGCGGGGGATTTAAATCGGTACGTGAACGGCCACGTCCTCCCCGGCGAACGACGCGCCCGCGAGATCGTCTCCGGCGTCGGCGCGGACCTGCTGGCCGAGGAACTCGACGCCCGCATCGAGGTCGACGGCGAGGGATACGTCGACAACTCGCAACTCGTCTTCGATCAGGCGTTCCTGTCGCTCGTTCCGCCCGTGGCCGTCGAGATGCTCTCGATCGACCCACCGGATGCGGTGTTGACGGCCGCGACGGACGGAATCACGCTGGCGGCGGCGATGGCGCGTCACTTCGGGGCCCGGTGTGTCTACGCTAAGCAATCGCGCGAGACCGCAGTCGAGGAGTTCATCGAGGCCCGACAGCGCCTCGCCTCGGGGATCGAGATCGACTACTACCTCCCGGCGAACGCGGTCTCGGCGGGTGAGTCGGTGCTCGTCGTCGACGACCTCATCCGGTCGGGCGAGACGCAGGAACTCCTCCTCGAGATCGCCGCGGCGGCCGACGCCGAAGTGGCCGGCGTGTTCGCGCTCATCGCGGTCGGCGAGGAGGGCATCGACCGGGCGCGCGCACACACCGGCGCGCCCGTCGACGCGCTGGTCGACCTCGAGCAGTAG
- the pyrE gene encoding orotate phosphoribosyltransferase, producing MVNRELIDALRDADAVRFGEFELSHGGTSEYYVDKYVFETDPRCLGLIASAFADRVGDERLAGVALGAVPLVATTAVETDRPYVIVRKAAKEYGTGNRIEGDVEAGEAVVVLEDIATTGQSAIDAVEALRAAGAVIERVLVVVDREEGATSNLAEHDVELEALLTASELLADRGE from the coding sequence ATGGTCAACCGGGAACTCATCGACGCGCTTCGGGACGCCGACGCCGTCAGGTTCGGGGAGTTCGAACTCTCACACGGCGGCACGTCGGAGTACTACGTCGACAAGTACGTCTTCGAGACGGACCCGCGCTGTCTGGGGCTCATCGCGTCGGCCTTCGCCGACCGGGTCGGCGACGAGCGTCTCGCTGGCGTCGCGCTGGGTGCGGTCCCGCTGGTCGCGACGACGGCGGTCGAGACGGACCGCCCCTACGTCATCGTCAGAAAGGCGGCCAAGGAGTACGGCACCGGCAACCGGATCGAGGGCGACGTCGAGGCCGGCGAGGCGGTCGTCGTCCTCGAGGACATCGCCACGACGGGCCAAAGCGCGATCGATGCCGTCGAGGCGCTCCGGGCGGCCGGGGCAGTGATCGAGCGCGTCCTCGTTGTCGTCGACCGCGAGGAGGGGGCCACGTCGAACCTCGCCGAACACGACGTCGAGTTGGAGGCGCTTTTGACCGCCTCGGAACTGCTGGCCGACCGCGGCGAGTGA
- the eif1A gene encoding translation initiation factor eIF-1A translates to MSDNGGRKNLRMPEDDELFAVVTDMLGANRVKVRCMDGTERTARIPGRMQKRIWIREDDVVLVEPWDWQDEKADISWRYEKQEADQLREEGHITDSV, encoded by the coding sequence ATGAGCGACAACGGGGGACGAAAGAACCTCAGGATGCCCGAGGACGATGAGTTGTTCGCCGTCGTCACGGACATGCTCGGCGCGAACCGGGTGAAGGTGCGCTGTATGGACGGAACCGAGCGAACCGCCCGGATCCCGGGGCGGATGCAAAAGCGCATCTGGATCCGCGAGGACGACGTCGTGTTGGTTGAGCCGTGGGACTGGCAAGACGAGAAGGCCGACATCAGCTGGCGCTACGAGAAACAGGAGGCCGACCAGCTCCGCGAGGAAGGCCACATCACCGACTCGGTGTGA
- a CDS encoding DUF5808 domain-containing protein: protein MTDKPQSGELFGVPYNFERPSLGRMLSAYWQPGGGMLVKKPFGIGYTLNLANWRSWLVLGVAAALFYQQKGSVGAVDEEDDGEEPVEVVVD from the coding sequence ATGACCGACAAGCCACAGTCCGGCGAACTGTTCGGCGTCCCGTACAACTTCGAGCGGCCCTCCCTCGGGCGGATGCTCTCGGCGTACTGGCAACCCGGCGGCGGGATGTTGGTCAAAAAGCCCTTTGGCATCGGGTACACGCTGAACCTGGCGAACTGGCGGTCGTGGCTCGTATTGGGCGTCGCGGCGGCGCTGTTCTACCAACAGAAGGGCTCGGTCGGCGCGGTCGACGAGGAAGACGACGGCGAGGAACCGGTCGAGGTCGTCGTCGACTGA
- a CDS encoding bifunctional N(6)-L-threonylcarbamoyladenine synthase/serine/threonine protein kinase, with amino-acid sequence MTRVLGIEGTAWCASAAVFDDGGLGADSEADAATGDVRIFSDAYEPDSGGLHPREAAEHMRNAVPEMVEAAIAFVESTYGPASESLDAIAFSRGPGLGPCLRIAATAARALAGALGVPLVGVNHMLAHLEVGRHYAGFSDPVCLNASGANAHVLGHHDGRYRVLGETMDTGIGNAIDKFTRHVGWSHPGGPKVEREAATGEYVELPHVVKGMDFSFSGITSAAKAAVDDGTPVADVCCGLQETTFAMLTEVAERALSLAGGDELVLGGGVGQNDRLREMLATMCEERGASFYAPEPRFLRDNAGMIAILGARMYEAGDTVSIAESRVRPDFRPDEVPVTWRDDGDGGNGATPTPGAGPNSAPTSASETDRTQGAEAVVEMNPGDGLVYKRRLSKAYRHPELDARLRRERTRSEARLTSEARRVGVPTPVVLDVAPEAGRLEFEFVGTADLSEAVSEHSVRSVGRHLARCHGAGFVHGDPTPRNVRVGGERVYLIDFGLGYYTDHVEDYAMDLHVFEGALAGTAADPGGLLDAFEGAYRGAGDGRVLDRLREIETRGRYR; translated from the coding sequence GTGACCCGCGTGCTCGGCATCGAGGGGACCGCCTGGTGTGCCAGCGCGGCTGTCTTCGACGACGGGGGGCTCGGGGCTGACTCCGAGGCCGACGCGGCGACCGGCGACGTGCGGATCTTCTCGGACGCTTACGAACCCGACAGCGGCGGGCTTCACCCGCGCGAGGCGGCCGAGCACATGCGGAACGCCGTCCCGGAGATGGTCGAGGCGGCTATCGCCTTCGTGGAGTCGACGTACGGGCCGGCGAGCGAGAGCCTCGACGCCATCGCCTTCTCGCGGGGGCCGGGACTCGGACCGTGTCTGCGGATCGCCGCGACCGCCGCGCGCGCGCTCGCCGGCGCGCTCGGCGTCCCGCTCGTCGGCGTCAACCACATGCTCGCCCACCTCGAGGTCGGCCGGCACTACGCCGGCTTCTCGGACCCGGTGTGTCTGAACGCCTCGGGGGCCAACGCCCACGTGCTCGGCCACCACGACGGTCGCTATCGGGTGCTCGGCGAGACGATGGACACGGGCATCGGCAACGCGATCGACAAGTTCACCCGCCACGTCGGCTGGAGCCACCCCGGCGGCCCGAAGGTCGAACGGGAGGCGGCGACGGGCGAGTACGTCGAGTTGCCCCACGTCGTCAAGGGGATGGACTTCTCCTTTTCGGGGATCACCTCGGCGGCAAAGGCAGCCGTCGACGACGGGACGCCCGTCGCGGACGTCTGCTGTGGCCTCCAGGAGACGACGTTCGCGATGCTCACCGAGGTCGCCGAGCGCGCCCTGTCGTTGGCCGGGGGCGACGAACTCGTGTTGGGCGGCGGCGTCGGCCAGAACGACCGGCTCCGGGAGATGCTGGCGACGATGTGCGAAGAGCGTGGCGCGTCGTTTTATGCCCCCGAACCGCGGTTTCTACGGGACAACGCGGGGATGATTGCGATCCTCGGCGCACGGATGTACGAGGCCGGCGACACGGTGTCGATCGCCGAGTCGCGGGTCCGTCCCGACTTCCGTCCGGACGAGGTCCCGGTAACGTGGCGCGACGACGGGGACGGGGGGAACGGGGCGACTCCGACTCCGGGGGCGGGCCCGAACTCGGCTCCGACCTCGGCTTCGGAGACAGATCGGACCCAGGGTGCCGAGGCGGTCGTCGAAATGAACCCCGGTGACGGCCTCGTGTACAAACGGCGGCTCTCGAAGGCGTATCGCCACCCCGAACTCGACGCGCGGCTCCGGCGAGAGCGGACGCGCTCGGAGGCCCGCCTCACGAGCGAGGCGCGCCGCGTCGGCGTTCCGACGCCGGTCGTCCTCGACGTCGCCCCCGAGGCCGGCCGCCTCGAGTTCGAGTTCGTCGGGACGGCCGACCTGAGCGAGGCGGTCTCGGAGCACAGCGTCCGGTCGGTCGGCCGCCACCTGGCGCGGTGTCACGGCGCCGGCTTCGTCCACGGGGATCCGACACCGCGGAACGTCCGGGTCGGCGGAGAACGCGTCTACCTCATCGATTTCGGGCTCGGGTACTACACCGACCACGTCGAGGACTACGCGATGGACCTCCACGTCTTCGAGGGCGCGCTCGCCGGCACGGCGGCCGACCCGGGCGGCCTGCTCGATGCCTTCGAGGGCGCGTACCGCGGCGCCGGCGACGGGCGCGTGCTCGATCGCCTGCGCGAGATCGAGACGCGCGGGCGGTATCGGTAA
- a CDS encoding 30S ribosomal protein S27ae, with product MARYELYNEDGTTDREHCPRCGDTFLGEYGDRKHCGQCGYTEFE from the coding sequence ATGGCGCGTTACGAACTCTACAACGAGGACGGTACGACGGACCGCGAGCACTGTCCCCGCTGTGGCGACACGTTTCTCGGAGAGTACGGCGACCGGAAGCACTGCGGGCAGTGCGGCTACACCGAATTCGAGTAG
- a CDS encoding 30S ribosomal protein S24e — protein MELDIIDEDENPMLHRTDVRFQLTHEEATPSRLSVRDSLAAKLNKDAGEVVIRKLDTKYGMRKTVGYAKVYDDAEDATAVEQGHALERNKLETEVDDPEPEEA, from the coding sequence ATGGAACTCGACATCATCGACGAGGACGAAAACCCGATGCTCCACCGGACCGACGTCCGGTTTCAGTTGACACACGAGGAGGCCACCCCCTCCCGGCTCTCGGTTCGGGACTCCCTAGCCGCGAAGCTCAACAAGGACGCCGGCGAGGTCGTCATCCGGAAACTCGACACGAAGTACGGGATGCGAAAGACCGTCGGCTACGCGAAGGTCTACGACGACGCCGAGGACGCCACGGCGGTCGAGCAAGGCCACGCCCTCGAGCGGAACAAACTCGAGACCGAGGTCGACGACCCCGAGCCGGAGGAGGCCTGA
- a CDS encoding GTP-dependent dephospho-CoA kinase family protein has protein sequence MSTILAKLPTGMRAELKEPLGAVYTDADALLADAGEPLVAVGDIVTYHLLEAGRRPDVAVVDGKTKRERVEREVLGAIEAFDDRIDVANPQSTITDDLLEALASALEAPGSTVVVVDGEEDLASLPAVVGAPDDASVVYGQPDEGMVLVPVEEESRVRCRELIEGMQSDYDRIAAILS, from the coding sequence ATGTCGACCATACTCGCGAAGCTACCGACGGGGATGCGCGCGGAGCTCAAGGAGCCGCTCGGGGCGGTGTACACCGACGCCGACGCCCTACTGGCCGACGCCGGCGAGCCGCTCGTCGCGGTCGGCGACATCGTCACGTACCACCTCCTCGAAGCCGGGCGTCGCCCGGACGTCGCCGTCGTCGACGGGAAGACGAAACGCGAACGCGTCGAGCGGGAGGTGCTCGGCGCGATCGAGGCGTTCGACGACCGGATCGACGTCGCGAACCCCCAGTCGACGATCACCGACGACCTCCTCGAGGCGCTCGCGTCGGCGCTCGAGGCCCCCGGATCGACCGTCGTCGTCGTCGACGGCGAGGAAGACCTCGCCTCGCTGCCGGCCGTCGTCGGCGCGCCCGACGACGCGTCGGTCGTCTACGGCCAGCCCGACGAAGGGATGGTCCTCGTGCCGGTCGAGGAGGAGAGTCGGGTGCGGTGTCGGGAACTCATCGAGGGGATGCAAAGCGATTACGACAGGATTGCGGCAATCCTGTCGTAG
- the spt4 gene encoding transcription elongation factor subunit Spt4, translating to MATRLVCRDCHRVLDVEGDEQCPACGSNSLTEDWAGYVVIAHPEESEIAEAMEVTEAGRYALKVR from the coding sequence ATGGCGACCCGTCTCGTCTGTCGGGATTGCCACCGCGTGCTCGACGTCGAAGGGGACGAACAGTGCCCGGCCTGCGGGTCGAACTCGCTCACCGAGGACTGGGCCGGCTACGTCGTCATCGCCCACCCCGAGGAGAGCGAGATCGCCGAGGCGATGGAGGTCACCGAGGCCGGCCGCTACGCGCTGAAGGTCCGCTGA
- a CDS encoding DNA-directed RNA polymerase, which translates to MYKRVRLKDTVEVPPRHLADVSPELVRRLLQDKLEGQMDEDIGSIVSVTNVHEIGDGAVLPNRPGVYYEADFDAVTFDPQMQEVVDGEVVEVVNFGAFVGIGPVDGLLHVSQISDEYLAYDGENQQLASRDSNRVLSVGDAVRARIVTKSVDERNPRDSKIGLTAKQPGLGKHGWLEEERKRREAQAGD; encoded by the coding sequence ATGTACAAGCGGGTCAGACTCAAGGATACGGTCGAGGTTCCCCCCAGACACCTCGCTGACGTGTCGCCCGAGCTCGTCAGGCGGTTGCTACAGGACAAGCTCGAAGGACAGATGGACGAGGACATCGGCAGCATCGTGAGCGTGACGAACGTCCACGAGATCGGCGACGGGGCCGTCCTCCCGAATCGCCCCGGCGTCTACTACGAGGCCGACTTCGACGCGGTCACGTTCGATCCACAGATGCAGGAGGTCGTCGACGGCGAGGTCGTCGAGGTCGTCAACTTCGGCGCCTTCGTCGGGATCGGCCCGGTCGACGGACTCCTCCACGTCTCCCAGATATCCGACGAGTATCTGGCCTACGACGGCGAGAACCAACAGCTCGCCTCGCGGGACTCGAACCGCGTACTGAGCGTCGGCGACGCCGTCCGGGCGCGGATCGTCACGAAGAGCGTCGACGAGCGGAACCCCCGCGACTCGAAGATCGGCCTGACCGCGAAACAGCCGGGACTCGGCAAACACGGCTGGCTCGAGGAGGAGCGCAAGCGCCGCGAGGCGCAGGCGGGTGATTAG
- a CDS encoding DUF188 domain-containing protein: MTRAVLDSNALMAPVEVGVRTFAELDRLLGEYETVVPDAVLAELDRLSAGGGEAAKAASVGADLARRECEPIAHDAAYADDAVLEVGRRAEIDYAVTSDMPLRGRLLEANVPVICLRGRTKFEITQP; this comes from the coding sequence GTGACCCGCGCCGTGCTCGACTCGAACGCGCTCATGGCCCCCGTCGAGGTCGGCGTCCGGACCTTCGCGGAGCTCGATCGGCTCCTCGGGGAGTACGAGACCGTCGTCCCCGACGCGGTGTTGGCCGAACTCGACCGCCTCTCGGCGGGCGGCGGCGAGGCCGCGAAAGCCGCAAGCGTCGGCGCCGACCTGGCGCGACGGGAGTGCGAACCGATCGCCCACGACGCGGCCTACGCCGACGACGCCGTACTCGAGGTCGGTCGGCGTGCCGAGATCGACTACGCGGTCACGAGCGATATGCCCCTCAGAGGGCGGCTGCTGGAAGCGAACGTTCCCGTAATCTGTTTACGCGGGCGAACCAAATTCGAAATCACTCAACCCTAA